Below is a genomic region from Aminiphilus circumscriptus DSM 16581.
TCAAAAATACGCTCCCCCGGAATCGCCTCCCAAAAACGACGGCTCCATCCGTTCCGGACAAGACACTCCAGGAACATCTCCGGAGCAAAAGGACTGTCCTTCGAACCGAATGCCGCCGAGAGGGTCCCGGGAAGCTCTCGCGGAGTTCCCATCTGTTCCTCGAAGGCCCGGTTGACGCACCGCACGAGGAACGCTTCCTCCCGGCAATTGCCGAGAAGCATGGGAACGGGAACGAGATCGAACATCTCGTGTCCTCCCGGCAGCAGGCGATCCAGCAATTCTTCATCGGATCGATTCATGTCCCGGTCTCCTTTCCCGTCATTGGGATGCGCCAGAGCGTTTCGTAACATCTTCGGCAGGCCTACCCCATCAATGTTATACTACATTCCGAGGGTTCCAGCCTCGAAGAAAGGATGTGTTGCGAACATGAAACGACAGAGCGTGCTTCAAACGGCACTGTTCCTTCTCTGTTTCGCCTTCCTGGCCGTCACGCAGGAAATCGCCCAGGCGGCGACTCCCGAAGCCAGGATCGCCGACAGCGCAAAGATTCTCCGGGAAATGGCAAAACAGAACGATGCCTCCACCATGGCGGATCTTATCCGCGACGCCAAGGGCATCGCCATCTTCCCCTCCGTCGTGAAGGCGGGATTCGTCCTTGGTGGGCGTTACGGAGAAGGCCTGCTCCTCAAGAGGGATCCCCAGAGCGGCAACTGGTACGGCCCGAGTTTCCTCACCATCGCCGGAGCTTCCTGGGGAATCCAGATCGGCATCCAGTCCACCGCACTGGTGCTCGTCATCACCAACGACCGGGGCATGCAGGGTTTCATGGGGGACAATGTCACCCTGGGAGGAGATCTCGCCGTGGCGGCGGGACCCGTCGGGCGCAGCGCCCAGGCAGCGACGGATTCCAGACTGAAGGCATCCATCTACAGCTATTCCATGAGCAAAGGGCTTTTCGCGGGGCTCTCCCTGGAGGGAGCCGTGGTCGACACGGACCAGGACGCAAACAAGGCCTACTGGAAAAAAGAGATGTCCCCGCAGCAGATTCTCGCCCGTCGCGCCACGGATCAGCGCATGGCCCCCCTCACGAGGGAGATTGCAAACCTCCTCAAGAAGAAATAGCGCCACGCTCTAGCCTGCCCTCTCCTGGGGATGCGAAAAGACTGGACGGTCCTTCCACATACCCAGGAGAGGGACGATGTCTGTTCTGTCTATGTCACAGCAGAATCGGACGTCCTCTTCCATGCCGAGACGTCGCAGAATTTCCGCGTGGTCTGCCTCCTTCACGACATCATGGAACCGCTCTTCCCCGAGGTTCCGCCACAGAGCCAGGGCCATCCTGGCTCCGTCGCCACAGGAGGGTGCACGTTCTTCCAAACGCACCCCTTCCTCCAGAAGGCGCCGCATAAGAAGCCCCGCGCACAGCGCGTCATCCAACGCACTCCGGCCATGACGTCCCGCACAGAAGATACCGATGCGCTTCCCCCTGCGCAGCGCCTCTTTCGCGGCGGCCCGAGCGTTCCGGGCACAGGCGGCGAACACGGGATGACCTGTCGCTGCACACCGAAGCAACGCCTCCGTTCCGTTCGTCGTGGTGAAGAGCAGACGCATTCCTGTCGAACCCGAGAGCATTTCCCGGGGTGAATTTCCCCGATGGAATCCATCGGGAGGCACGCCCCCCCGTTCTCCCGCCAAAAGCCATCGATGCCCCCAGATTTTCCGAAGTTCCAACGCTTCTTCCACGGTTCGGAGCGGCGTGAGCAATGCTCCTCCGCCGTCGAAAAAGGCCACGATGGACGTGGTGGCTCGAAGAATATCCACCACGAGCCACACATCCGCGGGAGGAAGCGGTTCTCCCGGAGAGAGCACGACATCGATGCGTTCCATAACATCTTCCTTTCTGCACAGGGAGAGGCACTCTTCAAAACGGCCGCTCCGGACGCAACCCGCCGTACCGATTGAAAACCTTCTCGCGAAACGCGCTTTCTCTCAGAGCGATTCCACCATGTCTGGAACTGTACATTTCCGGAAAATTTCCGGCTCACTCATCGGAGTGGTGCCCTTCTGTGGAAAGGATTCCTTCACGCATCAAAACCCTGAGGGAAGCCTCTGTCGTCGGCTCATCCGAGGAGTACCGCCGTGCGTAGGACTGATGTTCCGGGAGATGCCCCCACGACCCTTCCTCGTGGCATTGAGTCCAGGGGCTGGTCATCTCCTGCACACAACACGCATGCCGTGAAAGAGACCGACGTATTCCACACCGCTTCCCTGTCACGGAGAGGGCGAGGCAACGACTTCCACTTCCACGGAATCGGGAATGTTCTCCGCATCGGCGACGGAAATGCGATGCTTCCCCGGCGTGAGAGACCAGAAAAGCTGCCCCCCAGGCTCCTGTCGTGCGAAGAATTCTCCGTTCACAAACCAGTAGAGGATGGTGTCGCCGCCTTCGGCAAGAAGCGGAACTTTCTGTTCCCCCGCACCGGAAACGAGTACATAGCGTTTTCCCGATCCCGGCGATGTGATGGCGAGCCGAAATGTCCGTCTTTCCACCTCTCCACGCGGGCGTCCTCCCGTTTCGTATCCCCGGAGTTCCAGCGGCCATTGCGTCACGGGTAGACCGTTTCGAAGTACATGGAGGGAACAGCGCCCGCCCGGGGAAACACCATCGATGTGCCATTCCCGGTAGGTTCGCTCGCAGGCGCTCCCCGGAGCGAGTCCGGAGAGCGCACAAACTTCGCGAAGCTCTACACCGGAGGGAGGCTCGAACCATTTCGGCCCGGGGAGTCCCGGAACCCTGCGGAGCATCCGCAATGCCACGGGTGTCGCCGCCCGGAGCCCCACAAGGCCGTCTCTGGGCGTGCCTCCCGTGTCTCCAAACCATATCACGACGGTATAGCGAGGTGAATAGGCGGCCGTCCAGGCATCCCGAAATCCGTAGGAGGTACCCGTCTTGAACGCGACCCACCGCCCGTCCTCTCCATACTGCTGTTCCGCCAGAGAAGAGAGCCGTCCCGGGTCCCGGAGACATTCCGCGACGAGAAAAGCCGCTCCGGGATCCACCACCGCATCGCCCCGGAAAGAACGCGCCGCCGTCTCTTCTTGGATTTCCATCCACCGCAAGGGCAACAAGCGTCCGCCTCCGGCAAGGGCCGCATAGGCCCGGGCGAGTTCGAGGAGCGTCACCTCGCAGCCCCCCAGGACAAGGGCATCCCCATAGGCGGAGGCATCGCGGTGGAGGTTTGCGAATCCGAAACGCCGGAGAAACGACAGGAACGACGCGGTCCCGACCGTACGGAGCACTCGGACCGCCGGTGCGTTGAGCGATTCCGCCAGAGCGGCGCGGGCGCTCACGGGTCCTCGATAGAGGCGGTCGAAATTGCGGGGGGATTCACCCCGGAAACCGAGGGGGGTGTCTGCGAGAAGGGATCCCGGCCCAAGCAGCCCTTCCTGAA
It encodes:
- a CDS encoding 2-phosphosulfolactate phosphatase — translated: MERIDVVLSPGEPLPPADVWLVVDILRATTSIVAFFDGGGALLTPLRTVEEALELRKIWGHRWLLAGERGGVPPDGFHRGNSPREMLSGSTGMRLLFTTTNGTEALLRCAATGHPVFAACARNARAAAKEALRRGKRIGIFCAGRHGRSALDDALCAGLLMRRLLEEGVRLEERAPSCGDGARMALALWRNLGEERFHDVVKEADHAEILRRLGMEEDVRFCCDIDRTDIVPLLGMWKDRPVFSHPQERAG
- a CDS encoding lipid-binding SYLF domain-containing protein → MKRQSVLQTALFLLCFAFLAVTQEIAQAATPEARIADSAKILREMAKQNDASTMADLIRDAKGIAIFPSVVKAGFVLGGRYGEGLLLKRDPQSGNWYGPSFLTIAGASWGIQIGIQSTALVLVITNDRGMQGFMGDNVTLGGDLAVAAGPVGRSAQAATDSRLKASIYSYSMSKGLFAGLSLEGAVVDTDQDANKAYWKKEMSPQQILARRATDQRMAPLTREIANLLKKK
- the pbpC gene encoding penicillin-binding protein 1C: MSEERASRTRWRSVEVFLAVLLLTLAGGIVFLWKTVPPVDPEALRECPASPVVFDREGRMLRAYLAPDGAWSLPVSLDAMGTWLPKVAVEVEDRRFFSHPGVDLIAIFRALAGNIHEGRVISGASTITSQLVRLTVPRPRTMRAKAEEFFQALRLERRFPKEQILELYLNKAPFGGNIRGVEAASLLYFGKSARSLSVGEAALLVGLLKSPSALRPDKNPQGARKRRDLLLTLLAERGVLTSTELSVALAEPVMGRFHPFLPVAAHAADRIRALAAPDTTVFRSTLDLGLQRHMERLLHEALGAFPSSVSAAGILVENSSRAVRAYVGNARWGEERGAGWVDCGEALRSPGSTLKPFLYALAFQEGLLGPGSLLADTPLGFRGESPRNFDRLYRGPVSARAALAESLNAPAVRVLRTVGTASFLSFLRRFGFANLHRDASAYGDALVLGGCEVTLLELARAYAALAGGGRLLPLRWMEIQEETAARSFRGDAVVDPGAAFLVAECLRDPGRLSSLAEQQYGEDGRWVAFKTGTSYGFRDAWTAAYSPRYTVVIWFGDTGGTPRDGLVGLRAATPVALRMLRRVPGLPGPKWFEPPSGVELREVCALSGLAPGSACERTYREWHIDGVSPGGRCSLHVLRNGLPVTQWPLELRGYETGGRPRGEVERRTFRLAITSPGSGKRYVLVSGAGEQKVPLLAEGGDTILYWFVNGEFFARQEPGGQLFWSLTPGKHRISVADAENIPDSVEVEVVASPSP